The Daucus carota subsp. sativus chromosome 9, DH1 v3.0, whole genome shotgun sequence genome window below encodes:
- the LOC108200607 gene encoding GATA transcription factor 16 codes for MADSSDRGSDCDENITKACDKVVRDEAPNQGAKTCADCGTTKTPLWRGGPAGPKSLCNACGIRSRKRKRALMGLSNKEEKKPKKNNSNASTITSSDGSSSNNGEDVVERRFLCVDSENVLQRPRSSMCKKRRKFGEEERRAAMLLMALSCGSVFAY; via the exons ATGGCGGATTCAAGTGACAGA GGCTCGGACTGTGATGAAAACATTACCAAAGCTTGTGATAAAGTTGTGCGAGATGAAGCCCCAAATCAGGGGGCTAAAACTTGTGCTGATTGCGGAACTACTAAGACCCCTCTTTGGCGAGGCGGTCCAGCTGGCCCCAAG TCGTTGTGTAATGCTTGTGGGATCAGGAGCCGGAAGCGAAAGAGGGCTCTGATGGGTCTGAGCAACAAAGAAGAGAAGAAGCCCAAGAAGAACAACTCGAATGCGAGTACGATAACCAGCAGCGACGGATCATCTAGCAATAACGGCGAAGACGTAGTGGAGAGGAGGTTTTTGTGTGTGGACAGTGAGAACGTTTTGCAGAGGCCAAGATCGAGCATGTGCAAGAAGAGGAGGAAGTTTGGGGAAGAGGAGAGGCGAGCTGCGATGCTTTTGATGGCTTTGTCTTGTGGTTCGGTTTTTGCTTATTAA